Proteins co-encoded in one Yamadazyma tenuis chromosome 1, complete sequence genomic window:
- the DOT1 gene encoding Nucleosomal histone H3-Lys79 methylase (COG:B; EggNog:ENOG503NVIQ): protein MQLEQMFIHTESKLPELSMKQQLFKLNTDASYVKSDQDAYLTPDSKESSETDTCDRTWNEHEINQVKYLVNYDLTLQAIKNRLPAIPLDSFVYHVSLTMPSPKWTRPEVVKLVQHQQSGVPLSKSELPLRSDPDFSAKLQEVSDLLSTLKVPESWSSEDVGVLVFQMGFDLTAGGLFEELPDVQTEDIKTFFKIIPTWTPIEVYFLQVSKANNRSLEDVADELFLRSEDEITSKLVEVEPRPLEIDRELVEYVLATGCTRESLRVHFPGVPTREIVGECFPLKKPNYSKEESEIINECSSQGKSILHIQSLLPFRTYSSISNKLKSLTNSYRKRKFKSSLEELVYMSQWYCSDEFGTTRGRRTRGMLPVVDLNEVKVAEHEEKHLSIEEYREMKRKKQSNEVRRKQREEELRQERLRKQRENANRPKAKKVSRHVQPRIVNQLATEAAYFQSVTGDKKLIKDNEKRKRQKTIFFVPQFEDRQILKRMLKKKVEGKKGKRGGPRKSTRRASEREESEEESSEEESEESSEEEEEEAEVVSPFDPYDVTVDTSFDTKGRQLFVDGIYQDDAFVPKLEFLPEDLETDTLEEMKTDLYQTDVLSARIILDFPNRYNSVGDSFPPLRIIDSNGNSQLNSKNRIRLRTLLYPEHCELFVLASPKQNELSPLFEIQKFFQIHYCLYFSHSEKLKSIMYEDYCMAVEDAINENNFTNFMFIIEKWNLLMLYLSPTYKGNELLSVDVNPEIREFVTDSFTKPTAGDLNLKDFYNEVCNKPPASMENETEEDADPEIESELQFETMLEEQPLKSATEVVAGIERPKTYIQDFFNGLKSKTTISRYCMQQLLIRVYSRVVSTRSRELRRYKAFTAEVYGELLPSFVSEVMTKVDFKPNQKFYDLGSGVGNTSFQAAIEFGAAFSGGCELMEHASRLTAIQKLVLDKHLKIFGLKPLNLRFALAQSFVNNPVVKNDVLDCDVLIVNNYLFDMKLNFEVGRLLHGLRPGTKIISLKNFITPRYKSTGDNTVFDYLEVEKHEMSDFFSVSWTANKVPYYISTVMPTIRDQYL, encoded by the coding sequence ATGCAATTAGAACAAATGTTTATCCACACAGAGAGTAAACTACCTGAGCTCTCGATGAAGCAGCAGTTATTTAAGTTGAACACCGACGCGTCATACGTCAAATCCGATCAAGATGCTTATCTTACACCTGATTCTAAGGAATCTAGTGAAACTGATACGTGCGATAGGACCTGGAATGAACACGAGATAAATCAAGTTAAATATCTCGTGAATTATGACTTGACGCTTCAAGCCATCAAAAATCGACTCCCTGCAATCCCTCTTGATTCCTTTGTGTACCATGTGTCGTTGACGATGCCCAGTCCCAAATGGACACGACCTGAAGTGGTAAAGTtggttcaacatcaacaaagCGGAGTACCACTTTCCAAGTCAGAATTGCCTCTTCGAAGCGACCCAGATTTTTCTGCAAAACTACAGGAGGTGAGTGACCTTCTCCTGACCTTGAAAGTTCCCGAGTCATGGAGTTCAGAAGACGTGGGTGTTTTGGTATTTCAAATGGGGTTCGATTTGACTGCTGGAGGGTTATTTGAGGAATTGCCAGATGTTCAAACTGAGGACATCAAGACTTTTTTTAAAATTATACCTACTTGGACTCCGATTGAAGTCTACTTTTTACAGGTTTCCAAGGCCAATAATAGATCTTTGGAAGATGTGGCTGACGAATTGTTCCTTAGActggaagatgaaatcaCGTCCAAATTGGTCGAGGTCGAGCCCCGGCCACTCGAGATTGACCGAGAATTAGTGGAGTATGTCCTAGCAACTGGTTGCACCCGTGAAAGCTTACGTGTTCACTTCCCAGGCGTTCCTACTAGAGAGATTGTCGGTGAATGTTTCCCATTGAAAAAGCCAAATTACTCAAAAGAAGAGCTGGAAATAATCAACGAATGTCTGAGCCAAGGGAAGTCCATCCTCCACATTCAATCGCTTCTTCCTTTCAGAACTTATTCGAGTATAAGTAATAAGTTAAAGAGCCTCACGAATTCCTACCGCAAAAGAAAGTTTAAAAGCTcccttgaagaacttgtaTATATGTCTCAATGGTACTGTTCTGACGAATTTGGAACCACCCGTGGACGACGGACGAGAGGGATGCTTCCTGTGGTGGACCTTAATGAGGTGAAGGTGGCTGAACATGAAGAAAAGCATCTCTCTATCGAAGAGTACCGTGAGATGAAGCGTAAGAAGCAGCTGAATGAAGTGCGCAGGAAACAACGAGAAGAGGAATTACGTCAAGAAAGACTTAGGAAACAACGGGAAAATGCCAATCGGCCCAAGGCAAAGAAAGTATCTCGTCATGTCCAGCCGAGAATTGTAAATCAACTTGCTACAGAAGCAGCTTATTTCCAATCGGTAACCGGTGATAAGAAATTAATCAAGGACAatgaaaagagaaagaggCAGAAGACCATTTTCTTTGTGCCCCAATTTGAGGATAGGCAGATATTGAAAAGGATGTTAAAGAAAAAAGTGGAAGGCAAGAAGGGAAAGAGAGGTGGACCAAGAAAATCCACAAGAAGAGCTTCCGAGAGGGAGGAATCAGAGGAGGAATCATCTGAAGAGGAATCAGAAGAAAGTAGcgaggaagaggaggaagaagcTGAGGTTGTCAGTCCTTTTGATCCCTATGATGTCACTGTTGATACCCTGTTTGATACCAAGGGCAGACAgttatttgtggatggaaTATATCAAGATGACGCGTTCGTTCCCAAGTTGGAATTCTTACCAgaggacttggaaaccgatactttggaagaaatgaaaACTGATCTTTACCAAACGGATGTATTATCTGCCAGAATAATCTTGGACTTCCCTAACCGTTACAACAGTGTGGGGGATTCTTTCCCACCTTTGCGCATCATCGACTCAAACGGAAACAGTCAATTGAATAGCAAAAACAGAATCAGATTAAGGACATTACTCTATCCTGAACATTGTGAGCTTTTTGTCTTGGCTAGTCCTAAGCAGAATGAGCTCAGTCCTCTCTTTGAGATTCAAAAGTTTTTTCAAATCCATTACTGTTTATACTTTTCTCAttctgaaaagttgaaatcaattATGTACGAAGATTACTGTATGGCAGTTGAGGACGCTATCAATgaaaacaacttcaccaatttcATGTTCATCATTGAGAAGTGGAATTTATTGATGCTATATTTATCTCCTACTTACAAAGGAAATGAATTGTTGTCAGTTGACGTGAACCCCGAAATTAGGGAATTTGTCACGGACTCTTTCACAAAGCCTACTGCAGGTGATTTGAACCTAAAAGACTTTTACAACGAGGTTTGCAATAAGCCTCCAGCTTCTATGGAAAATGAGACTGAGGAAGACGCTGACCCAGAGATCGAATCAGAGCTCCAATTTGAGACAATGCTCGAAGAACAACCCTTAAAAAGCGCAACTGAAGTGGTTGCAGGTATTGAAAGACCTAAAACATATATTCaagacttcttcaatgggttgaaatcaaaaaccACTATTTCAAGGTATTGCATGCAACAACTTTTGATCAGAGTTTACTCTCGTGTggtttcaacaagatcaagagAGCTTAGAAGATATAAAGCGTTTACAGCTGAAGTCTACGGGGAATTATTACCATCATTTGTTAGTGAGGTTATGACAAAGGTTGACTTTAAGCCTAACCAAAAGTTCTATGATCTTGGCTCGGGTGTGGGAAACACATCTTTTCAAGCAGCTATCGAATTTGGTGCTGCTTTTAGTGGCGGATGTGAATTGATGGAACATGCATCAAGATTAACTGCTATTCAAAAGTTGGTATTGGATAAACATTTAAAGATATTTGGTCTCAAACCTCTTAACTTGCGGTTTGCTTTGGCCCAAAGTTTTGTGAACAATCCAGTGGTCAAGAACGACGTTCTTGATTGCGATGTTTTAATTGTCAACAATTATTTATTTGATatgaaattgaactttGAAGTCGGTAGGCTACTTCATGGTTTGAGGCCAGGTACCAAAATTATtagtttgaagaacttcatTACTCCAAGATACAAATCTACTGGCGACAACACCGTATTTGATTATCTTGAAGTAGAAAAGCATGAAATGAGTGACTTTTTCTCTGTCAGTTGGACAGCTAATAAAGTTCCTTATTACATTTCAACTGTGATGCCCACAATTAGAGATCAGTATCTTTAG
- a CDS encoding uncharacterized protein (EggNog:ENOG503NTYE; COG:S): MKALSAQLTSGNWMNWKKNDNSQQYFDNHEDAIGEENVPDDEDDSPDDDNNNDDEVDDHIPGDRKKSISSWNFWTTQRDSTNSAEDLNSDSNLDNNNEEPKDKANKKDNNNKKKEKEEKINTNVSNTILPSSQQLVPRPDVNDENPANSEDDAVLYKPHDDAKQFSKINTHKNENLKENVIVPDWDTCLPNQASIISGSHLTSTLFGSTSTSNQNNTNSNKVDLTNWRTFLSQLSTKLGFSSHTLTSVMEDESDGPEEMSDNSGASKDKLEKEFNLLYERTYKLYGRSLAKLPSHKRACLPNYNKYYTKSSDSTYSYNQETQIEEDANDPNSISITNDPMGNLLINHRGTGRSGKPPQIRQAEIVRHKGSSLTKIKKILIIGVHGFFPTKMIRPLIGAPKGTSLKFANEAEKAMIRYCIENRLIDESDSKQVSIQKIALEKEGKILDRVEFFTEILIKWQQELNDADLIFVASHSQGCVVSIILLAKLIRMGILKDAINKRIGILGMAGINNGPFYGVDKSFFMKAYSALEHDSLMELFELTKFNSQQSLVYKESIQVIINSNIKICFIGSINDQLVPLYSAVSAHNMGYFDNNVLKELSTALAGPLTGGGHSKLYNDGKVYDLGIKFVLDTDDIVLPPTSSSKLSNTEPSYEVNSLPKHEVVTTGIGNYGSLPTDLSATEIVKLPSTNQVYIKEFNISKIGTNPFILPWCLRGLLFNIEKNWPNNNKLLSVDKGNEMGKTGYDEINELYELFDDWKPESKVLKELKFRMNGLRASKL; encoded by the exons ATGAAAGCTCTCTCAGCACAGCTAACATCTGGAAATTGGATGAACTGGAAAAAGAACGACAACAGCCAACAGTACTTTGATAACCATGAAGACGccattggagaagaaaatgttccagatgatgaagatgattctCCAGATGACGATAAcaataatgatgatgaagtGGATGACCACATTCCCGGAGATAGAAAAAAGAGCATATCCTCATGGAATTTCTGGACCACACAGAGAGACTCGACAAATTCTGCCGAGGACTTGAACTCCGACTCCAACCTTGATAACAACAATGAGGAGCCAAAAGATAAGGCTAACAAGAAAGATAATAATaataagaagaaggagaaggaGGAAAAGATCAATACGAACGTTTCCAACACGATTCTACCATCGTCTCAGCAGCTAGTTCCACGACCAGATGTGAATGATGAAAATCCTGCCAATCTGGAAGATGATGCTGTTTTGTACAAACCTCACGATGATGCTAAACAATTTAGCAAAATCAACACCCACAAAAAcgaaaacttgaaggaaaacGTAATTGTGCCCGACTGGGACACCTGTTTGCCTAACCAAGCCTCAATTATTTCTGGGAGTCATCTAACATCTACATTGTTTGGTAGCACTTCCACCTCGAACCAGAACAATACCAATAGTAATAAGGTGGATTTAACCAACTGGAGAACGTTTTTGAGCCAATTGTCCACAAAATTGGGATTCAGCTCCCACACTTTGACGAGTGTCATGGAAGATGAATCTGATGGCCCAGAAGAGATGTCGGACAATTCAGGGGCCTCTAAAGACAAATTAGAGAAGGAGTTTAATTTGTTGTACGAGAGGACGTACAAGCTTTATGGAAGATCATTGGCCAAACTACCAAGCCACAAGAGAGCGTGTCTACCCAATTATAACAAGTACTATACCAAGTCCAGTGACAGTACCTATTCCTATAATCAAGAAACACAAATAGAGGAAGATGCCAATGACCCCAACTCTAtatccatcaccaatgatCCGATGGGAAATCTCTTGATAAACCACAGGGGCACCGGCAGATCCGGGAAACCCCCGCAAATCAGACAAGCTGAGATCGTGCGTCATAAGGGCAGTTCGTTAAcgaagatcaagaagatcttgattaTCGGAGTCCATGGATTTTTCCCTACAAAGATGATACGACCTCTTATTGGTGCGCCAAAAGGAACGTCGTTGAAGTTTGCCAATGAGGCTGAAAAGGCCATGATCAGGTACTGTATTGAGAATAGGTTGATCGACGAGAGTGATTCTAAGCAAGTCAGTATCCAGAAGATCGCCTTGGAGAAAGAAGGAAAGATTCTTGACAGAGTAGAATTTTTCACTGAgatcttgatcaaatggCAACAGGAGTTAAATGATGCGGATTTGATATTTGTTGCATCCCATTCTCAGGGTTGTGTGGTGTCGATTATtttgttggccaagttgattcGTATGGGAATCTTGAAAgatgccatcaacaagcgaattggaatcttggGAATGGCCGGAATTAATAACGGCCCATTTTATGGAGTCGACAAATCTTTCTTTATGAAGGCCTACTCTGCACTTGAACACGACTCGTTAATGGAATTGTTtgagttgaccaagtttAACAGCCAACAGTCGTTGGTATACAAAGAGTCTATACAGGTGATTATCAACTCAAACATCAAAATTTGCTTCATTGGGTCCATTAATGACCAATTGGTACCGTTGTATAGTGCAGTTTCGGCGCAC AACATGGGATACTTTGATAACaatgttttgaaggagCTAAGCACTGCATTGGCTGGACCATTAACAGGTGGGGGCCACTCAAAGCTTTATAATGACGGGAAAGTGTACGATTTGGGAATCAAGTTCGTGTTGGACACGGATGACATTGTGCTCCCACCGACGTCGAGCTCCAAGTTATCCAACACGGAACCGAGCTACGAGGTCAATAGCCTACCCAAACATGAAGTTGTCACTACCGGAATAGGCAACTATGGCTCGCTTCCCACAGATTTGTCTGCAACCGAAATAGTCAAGTTGCCAAGTACCAACCAGGTTTACatcaaggagttcaacATCAGCAAGATAGGCACCAACCCCTTCATCTTACCTTGGTGCTTACGGGGCTTGTTGTTTAACATAGAAAAGAATTGGCCCAATAATAACAAACTACTCAGTGTGGACAAGGGTAACGAAATGGGCAAAACTGGATATGATGAGATTAACGAATTGTACGAGTTATTTGATGATTGGAAACCTGAGAGTAAAGTTCTtaaagaattgaagtttCGAATGAATGGGTTACGGGCCAGCAAGCTTTAA
- the ISW2 gene encoding chromatin remodeling complex Adenosinetriphosphatase (EggNog:ENOG503NUDT; COG:K), whose product MTRSKNSKTPAITKSITKPPGRKSVNTLSKFRSESHDQRLKRFLLSTDAATAKKNDVDDSTVRFKHLLALTPLFRYFIDLSASKDVSFKKVIRQLDNEHSIQLKDTKKRKRRKTEKEEDAELLEEEIHVGDGDQEKTVMVETPSYVHGKLRDYQIQGLNWLISLYENRLSGILADEMGLGKTLQTISFLGYLRYIKHIDGPFVVIVPKSTLDNWRREFAKWTPEVNVVVLQGNKEQRTDIMQNQLLTAKFDVLVTSFEMVIREKSQLKKFKWEYIVVDEAHRIKNEESSLSQIIRLFYSRNRLLITGTPLQNNLHELWALLNFLLPDVFGDSEVFDEWFDNQGGKENPESQDQDQVVQQLHQLLSPFLLRRVKADVEKSLLPKIETNVYIGMTDMQRKWYRQLLEKDIDAVNGAVGKREGKTRLLNIVMQLRKCCNHPYLFDGAEPGPPFTTDEHLVFNAGKMIILDKMLSKFKREGSRVLIFSQMSRLLDILEDYCFLREYNYCRIDGSTSHEERIQAIDDYNAPDSEKFIFLLTTRAGGLGINLTTADIVILYDSDWNPQADLQAMDRAHRIGQKKQVKVFRFVSENAIEEKVLERAAQKLRLDQLVIQQGRSSSTAAIGSNKDDLIGMIQHGAQEVFQSDKTEMFDDDIDAILQRGAEKTKTLNSKFNKLGLDDIQNFAFDNSTWEWNGQNFSKKENDKTGVAWINPSKRERKEQTYSIDNYYKDVLKATLTTKATNSQLKAKAPKHYNIQDHQFFPDGLAELLEREQLQYKQEVGYKYSVDEFGDSDEEFLADEFKSDVSREERRRIEQKKVDSVIPLTEEETKAKDQMLSESFYNWTRRDFTNFIHGCAKHGRNSFEQIAKSVGTKTPEEVQQYSQTFWKKYTTIEGYEKYITQIESSEKKSAKLQKQQEILHSKMSQIEDPLSDLTIAYPPNNSKRVYSKLEDRFILACVYKHGIFSENLSEKVREEVSLSDLFRFDWFMLSRTAQELGRRINTLLLALTREVDTANKKKSKLPNIGSSANSTRPGSTEPSAIPNGAGAKRNGDENTIAPIKRKKK is encoded by the coding sequence ATGACAAGAAGcaaaaattcaaaaactcccgccatcaccaagtccatTACCAAACCTCCTGGCAGAAAGAGCGTCAATACTTTGAGCAAATTTCGATCCGAATCCCACGATCAGCGGCTCAAACGGTTCCTTCTCAGTACTGATGCTGCCACCGCCAAAAAAAATGATGTCGATGATTCGACAGTGCGATTTAAACATTTGTTGGCCCTTACTCCGTTGTTTCGGTATTTCATAGATTTGAGTGCCTCCAAAGATGTGCTGTTCAAAAAAGTGATTCGTCAGCTCGACAATGAACACTCCATTCAATTGAAAGAtacgaagaagagaaagagaagaaagacagaaaaggaagaagatgctgaGTTGTTAGAAGAGGAAATACATGTGGGAGATGGTGACCAGGAGAAAACTGTGATGGTTGAAACTCCCTCGTACGTGCATGGCAAACTTAGAGACTACCAAATCCAGGGTTtgaattggttgatttctttgtaTGAAAACAGACTCAGTGGTATATTGGCTGATGAAATGGGTTTGGGAAAGACCTTACAAACTATCTCTTTTTTGGGGTACTTAAGGTACATAAAGCACATCGACGGTCCTTTCGTTGTGATCGTGCCCAAGTCTACGTTGGACAACTGGAGAAGAGAATTTGCCAAATGGACTCCCGAAGTCAATGTGGTGGTCTTACAGGGTAACAAAGAGCAACGTACAGACATAATGCAAAATCAGCTTTTGACTGCAAAGTTCGATGTGTTAGTTACCTCGTTTGAGATGGTAATCAGAGAGAAGTCTCAACTTAAGAAATTTAAGTGGGAATatattgttgttgacgaGGCCCATAGAATCAAAAACGAAGAGAGTTCGTTATCACAGATAATCAGATTGTTTTATTCCCGAAATAGGTTGTTAATTACTGGAACTCCATTGCAGAATAATTTACACGAATTATGGGcgttgttgaacttcttgttgcCGGATGTGTTTGGTGATTCTGAAGTTTTCGACGAATGGTTCGACAACCAGGGTGGTAAGGAGAACCCTGAAAGCCAGGACCAGGATCAGGTAGTACAGCAGCTTCACCAGCTTTTAAGTCCATTTTTGTTGAGAAGAGTGAAAGCcgatgttgaaaaatcgTTATTACCTAAAATCGAAACTAATGTGTATATTGGTATGACCGATATGCAAAGGAAATGGTATAGACAATTATTGGAAAAGGATATTGATGCTGTCAATGGTGCTGTTGGAAAAAGGGAAGGAAAAACTCGTCTTTTGAACATTGTTATGCAACTCAGAAAGTGTTGTAACCATCCATATTTATTTGACGGGGCTGAACCAGGCCCCCCCTTCACCACAGATGAACATTTGGTTTTCAATGCTGGTAAAATGATAATATTGGATAAAATGTTGCTGAAATTCAAAAGAGAAGGTTCGAGAgtcttgatcttctctCAGATGTCCAGATTGTTGGATATCTTAGAGGATTATTGTTTCTTGAGAGAGTACAATTATTGCAGAATTGACGGTTCAACGTCCCACGAAGAAAGAATCCAGGCCATTGACGATTACAATGCTCCAGACCTGGAAAAATTCATTTTCTTATTGACCACCAGAGCTGGAGGGTTGGGTATCAATTTGACTACTGCTGACATCGTTATTCTTTACGATTCGGATTGGAATCCTCAGGCTGATCTTCAAGCTATGGATAGGGCTCACAGAATTGGACAGAAGAAGCAAGTGAAGGTTTTTCGATTTGTCAGTGAAAATGCCATAGAGGAGAAGGTGTTAGAAAGAGCTGCTCAGAAATTGAGATTGGATCAGTTAGTCATCCAACAAGGTAGACTGAGTTCAACTGCAGCTATTGGTAGTAATAAGGATGATTTGATAGGCATGATTCAACATGGTGCTCAAGAAGTATTTCAGTCTGACAAGACAGAGAtgtttgatgatgatattgatgcTATCTTACAAAGAGGTGCCGAAAAAACCAAGACTTTGAACCTGAAGTTCAATAAATTAGgtcttgatgatattcAAAACTTTGCCTTCGACAACTCTACTTGGGAATGGAATGGTCaaaacttttccaaaaaggAGAATGACAAAACTGGAGTTGCGTGGATCAACCCTAGTAAAAGAGAGAGAAAGGAGCAAACTTATTCTATTGATAATTATTATAAAGATGTGCTAAAGGCAACTTTAACAACAAAAGCCACCAACTCTCAGTTGAAAGCAAAAGCTCCCAAGCACTATAACATTCAGGATCATCAGTTCTTCCCCGATGGCCTTGCTGAACTCCTAGAAAGAGAACAATTACAGTACAAGCAAGAAGTTGGGTACAAGTACTCTGTAGATGAGTTTGGAGATAGCGATGAGGAGTTTTTGGCTGATGAATTCAAGAGCGATGTCTCtagagaagaaagaagacGGATAGAGCAGAAGAAAGTTGATTCTGTCATACCATtgactgaagaagaaacaaaggCGAAGGACCAAATGCTACTGGAATCGTTCTATAACTGGACCAGGCGTGACTTCACAAATTTCATTCATGGCTGTGCTAAGCACGGAAGAAACTCTTTCGAGCAGATAGCTAAGTCAGTTGGGACCAAAACTCCTGAGGAAGTTCAACAGTATTCACAAACCTTTTGGAAAAAGTATACTACAATTGAAGGTTACGAAAAGTACATTACTCAAATCGAATCAAGTGAGAAGAAACTGGCTAAATTACAGAAACAACAGGAAATTTTACATTCAAAAATGAGTCAAATCGAAGATCCATTGTCAGATTTAACTATTGCATATCCCCCAAACAATTCCAAAAGAGTTTATTCCAAGCTTGAAGATAGGTTCATCTTGGCTTGCGTTTATAAACATGGAATCTTCAGTGAAAATTTGTCTGAGAAAGTAAGAGAAGAAGTATCATTGAGTGATCTTTTCAGATTTGATTGGTTTATGTTATCCAGAACTGCTCAAGAGCTTGGTAGACGAATTAACACATTACTTCTAGCTCTTACACGAGAAGTGGATACtgccaacaaaaagaaatCAAAACTTCCTAACATTGGTAGCTCTGCAAATAGTACTAGACCTGGATCAACTGAACCATCTGCAATACCTAATGGAGCTGGTGCCAAAAGGAACGGGGATGAAAATACGATTGCTCCCATcaaaagaaagaagaaataa
- the OST6 gene encoding ER oligosaccharyltransferase complex subunit (EggNog:ENOG503NZ7C; COG:O): MVIVHSLVWVLLLGVLVAALSSQEALGLTELSQKSEDFIIRVTDGKLDSFTGVRDYYTLVILTSTSSEHKCTTCQNLIDIVQIVARSWFHDYTRSHALFFVEIDLVHEPNMRLAGAIQLQTVPHLWLVPPNPEEQYDEFALLKEQHFIYRLPVGKVDSQAFDLAQFLSQTLQKSIYIRDGDPMVNFVLYFVVTFLVITICKRNAPQLVKNLGRVFAYKVLSIGMILASTTGFQYSRIQKIPFVARNDEGLIIISGGTHYQFGVESLIVSGVYLLLAVSFLVLVYLGSYKTTAKSTLDDQSKHILIISMTITLYLLYSALTSIILRKDSDYPYAFTKLF; the protein is encoded by the coding sequence ATGGTAATCGTCCACAGTTTGGTATGGGTTCTACTATTGGGGGTGCTCGTGGCAGCCTTGTCATCACAAGAGGCATTGGGCCTCACAGAACTCTCCCAGAAAAGCGAGGACTTCATCATACGCGTCACCGATGGGAAATTGGATCTGTTCACAGGGGTAAGAGACTATTACACGTTGGTGATTCTCACATCTACATCTTCTGAGCACAAATGTACCACTTGCCAGAACCTCATCGACATTGTGCAGATAGTTGCTCGATCCTGGTTTCACGACTATACACGTCTGCACGCATTGTTTTTTGTCGAAATTGACTTGGTTCACGAGCCCAATATGCGGTTAGCAGGCGctatccaacttcaaacagTTCCACACCTATGGCTTGTACCGCCCAACCCCGAGGAACAGTACGATGAATTTGCATTATTGAAGGAACAGCATTTTATTTACCGATTGCCGGTGGGTAAAGTCGACAGCCAAGCGTTTGACTTAGCTCAGTTCTTGTCGCAGACCCTTCAGAAGTCTATCTATATTCGAGACGGAGACCCCATGGTGAACTTTGTGTTGTACTTTGTGGTGACGTTCTTGGTGATCACTATATGTAAACGAAATGCTCCTCAACtcgtcaagaacttgggtAGAGTGTTTGCCTACAAGGTATTGTCTATTGGGATGATATTGGCTTCCACCACCGGATTCCAGTATTCTCGGATCCAAAAGATCCCCTTTGTGGCCAGGAACGATGAGGGACTTATCATAATCTCGGGAGGTACACACTACCAGTTTGGAGTCGAGTCCCTCATTGTCAGTGGGGTCTATTTACTATTGGCTGTATCGTTCCTTGTGTTGGTGTATCTTGGAAGTTATAAAACCACGGCCAAAAGTACCCTTGATGACCAGTCTAAACATATTCTCATCATCTCCATGACCATCACATTGTACTTGTTGTACAGTGCGCTTACAAGCATTATTCTACGCAAAGACTCCGATTATCCATATGCCTTCACCAAGCTCTTTTAA
- the UNG1 gene encoding uracil DNA glycosylase (EggNog:ENOG503NWWC; BUSCO:EOG09264GMT; COG:L) yields MSNTVDSKRVSETQHPERNVVVKRTKITDFFSVKKKPAPPKDVSSTESKQTIKTVTTTTTLKLKPTQPAETAQQCDSLDEDAFSTKYNFNKKKWIESLSPKYLELLDLEINYLHISWLTFLHKELTKPYFLKLKRFLKAQAHKTVFPPKHQIYSWSHFTPLPQLKCLILGQDPYHNFNQAHGLAFSVLEPTKPPPSLKNIYKGIQNDYPKFEPPNSSQGGGGNLTKWAKRGVLMLNTCLTVEAHKANSHSKQGWETFTQEVINTAINYHQNQENSGFVVMAWGMPAQNTVGQFPNLQKTDNFLVLKTFHPSPFSAAKGFFTAQCFRKCNEWLEQQGKQRIDWALLDSNQIFT; encoded by the coding sequence ATGTCAAATACTGTTGACAGTAAAAGAGTGTCAGAGACTCAGCACCCTGAGCGCAACGTGGTGGTAAAGAGAACAAAGATCACAGACTTTTTCCtggtcaagaagaagcctgCACCACCGAAAGACGTAAGCTCTACTGAGTCGAAACAAACAATCAAGACGGTAACAACTACAACGACATTGAAACTAAAACCAACCCAGCCAGCCGAAACAGCTCAACAATGTGACCTGTTGGATGAAGACGCCTTCTCTACAAagtacaacttcaataaaaAAAAGTGGATAGAACTGCTTTCTCCAAAATATCTCGAGCTTTTAGACCTCGAAATCAACTATTTACACATTTCCTGGTTGACTTTTCTTCACAAAGAACTCACGAAACCCTACTTTCTCAAATTGAAACGGTTTCTCAAAGCTCAGGCCCACAAGACGGTATTTCCTCCTAAGCACCAGATCTACTCCTGGTCCCATTTCACACCACTTCCACAATTGAAGTGTCTTATTTTGGGCCAGGATCCATACCATAACTTTAACCAGGCCCACGGGTTGGCATTCTCTGTTTTGGAGCCCACAAAACCGCCtccttctttgaagaacatctACAAAGGTATTCAAAACGACTACCCCAAGTTTGAGCCTCCCAATAGTTCTCAGGGTGGAGGTGGTAATTTGACCAAGTGGGCTAAGAGGGGTGTCCTCATGTTGAACACCTGTCTCACGGTAGAGGCGCACAAAGCCAATAGCCATTCGAAACAAGGATGGGAAACATTTACCCAAGAGGTCATAAATACAGCGATAAACtaccaccagaaccagGAGAATTCGGGGTTCGTGGTGATGGCATGGGGAATGCCTGCGCAGAACACCGTGGGTCAATTCCCTAATTTGCAAAAGACAGACAACTTTCTTGTTTTGAAAACGTTCCATCCGTCGCCATTCTCAGCTGCAAAAGGTTTTTTCACTGCCCAGTGTTTCCGGAAATGCAATGAGTGGCTCGAACAACAGGGCAAGCAACGTATTGATTGGGCACTTTTAGACTCGAACCAAATCTttacttga